The sequence CGCTCGGCAGACGAACCGCTTCAACCAGAAGGTCCCCTTCGTTCAGTCGCGGCATAAACTCGGCGCCCAGGTCCATCGCGACGGGAATGCTGATCAAGAAGACCGAGAGGGCGACGGCGACCGTTGCGCCGGAGTAGCGAATCGCCCGGGTCACGATCGGATCGTAGATCCACTTGATCCAGCGAATCAGGAAGATTTCTTTGTCTTCCATCGTTTTCGGCAGCATCAGCGACGCCATCGCCGGCATGAAAGTGAGCGACAGGACGAGCGAACCGGCCAGTGCGAAGAGGACGGTCATCGCCATCGGGCGGAACAGTTTTCCTTCGGTCCCTTGCAGCAGCAAGATCGGAATGAACACGACCGATATGATCAACTCGCCGAACATCGTCGGCTTGCGAACTTCAATCGCCGCGTCCCGAATCACGTCAGCGTGCAGCTTGTCGCCGTTGTCGTGCGAAAGTCGGTGGATGCAGTTTTCGATCATGATCACCGAGCTGTCGACGATCAAACCAAAGTCGATCGCCCCCAAGCTCATCAAGCTGGCGGTCACGCCGACGGTCGCCATAACATTGGTCGCGAACAGCATCGAAAGCGGAATCGCCATCGCCACCAGGATGCCGGCGCGAAGACTTCCCAGCATGAACAACAGCACGACGACGACCAAGAGTCCACCTTCGGTCAGGTTCGTTAAGACCGTTTTCAGCGTTCGGCCGATCAGCGCCGCTCGGTCGTAGGTCACTTCCAGACGGACCCCTTCGGGCAACGTCTTTTCGATTTCCTTCAGGCGTTCCTTGGTCGCCATCACCACTTCGCGCGAATTCTCGCCGATCAGCATCATCACCAGCCCCGTGACCGCTTCTCCACGACCATCACGCGTCACGGCGCCTTGCCGCGTCATCGGGGCGATCACCACGTTGGCGACGTCGCCGACCAGGATCGGGGCTCCGTTCGCTTCGCGGCGAATGACGATCGCTTTGATGTCGTCGATGTCGCGAAGGAGCGAAATCCCGCGGACGAAACGCTGTTCGCCGTAGTGAATCACATAACCGCCGCCGGAAGTGGCGTTGTTGTTCCGCAGACGCTCAAAGAGCGTTTCCAGCGTAATGCCGTAGCTGGTCATCCGATCGGGATCGGGCTGCACTTCAAACGTCTTGTAGTAGCCGCCGTGCGTGTTGATTTCGGTCACGCCCGAGACTTCGCGCAAGCGGGGAGCAATTTCCCATTCCAGCATCGTGCGAAGCGCCATCGGCGAATGGCGATCGCTACGGACCTCGAACTGCAAAATTTCGCCGAGCGCCGTCGTCAGCGGGCCAAGCGCCGGAGTCCCGTATCCTTCGGGAATGTTGGCGGTCGCTTCCACCAAACGCTGCGCAACCAAGTTGCGCGCCCAGTAGATGTCGGTCCCTTCCTGAAAGACGATCGTCACCACCGAGATGCCGAACTTCGAAACGCTGCGGACTTCCTCCACGTTCGGCAGCCCACCCATGATGTTTTCGACCGGGTAGGTGACGTAGCGTTCGACTTCGACCGGCGACAGCGAACCAGCGTCGGTGACGACCTGGACCTGAACGTTGGTCATGTCCGGCACTGCGTCAATCGGCAGCTCGATCGCCGAATAGATGCCGGCGCCGGCCATGAGCAGGGTCAGGATGACGACCAGCCCACGGTTCTTCAGCGAGAATTCGATCAGGTGAGTTAGCATGGCGGGATTTCAGGGAATGCGGGAAGGTGATTCTTATCGGCGGGATTGGGACGCAAGCGGCTATTCCCCTTCCCCTTCCAATAGCCACTCGGATTTGAGGACGAAGACCCCTTTCTCGACGACGCGTTGTCCGGCCGTGAGACCCGATTGAACTTCGACCCAGTCTTCCGATCGCAAATCGCCGCAGACGACCGGCGTCGGCTGAAATTCGCTGTCAGAAACTGCGACGAAGACGAAGTCGCGGTTGTCATGCTGAAAGATCGCTTCGGGGCGAACGGCGAGGACCGTTTTCGGCTTGCCGACCGGCAGCGAGACGCGGGCAAACATCCCGGGACGCAAAACTCCGTTTTGATTTGCGATCACAGCGACCAAGGGGACCGCGTTCGTATCGGCGTGCACTTCGCGACCGACATAGTGAACGCGGGCCGTCATCTGGGTGTCGGGAAGGGCCGGGACAGAAACTAGGATCTCCGCGCCAGGTTCGATCGAAACCGCTGGCCAATCTTGCTCACGAATGTCCGCGGAAACGTACAGCTTGTCCGTGTTCGCGATGACGAACAAACCATCAGCCCGATAGACCCGTTCGTTCTCTGCGAACTTGCGGGACTCAACGGTGCCCGCGATCGGCGAGCGAATATCGAGAGTCGACAAGTCGTCTTCGGCCGAACTGACGTACTTAGCGCCCCCCAGCATCGCATTGAGTTGTTCCCTGGCGATCTCGGTTTGCCGCCGGGCGTTGTCCAGTTCGGCATGCGCTTCACGCTCGGCTTGCGTCGAATCGAAGATCGCCTGATCGCGGGCCGCCTGATATTCGGCCATGGCGACTTGATACTCGGCGTCACGTTCGCGAATCGTACGTCCCGAAAGGGCGCCGGTACCGGTCAAGGGGCGAACGTTTTCCAACAGTTCGGACGCCAGGCGATACTTGACGTAAGCGGGTTGCAGCGTTTGGCGATAGTCGCCGATCGTCCGATTTTCGAACGCAGTTTCGAGCTCCGCCGCATCGATGCGGTCTTCCAGCATGGATGCGAATTGGCGGACGTTCGCGGCGACGTCTTTCGCGCGGTCGTAACGTGCGGCGACGAGCTTCTCTTGCGAATCTTGGCGCATCAGTTCGGCACGGGCCTGACCGATTTCGGGGCTGCTGATTTTCGCGATCGTCTGGCCGACGTCGACAACCTCGCCGGTTTTCACCAACACTTTCGCGAGGACGCCGTCGATCGGCGAACGGACCTCAATATGATGCGATTGGTCGTAGCCGATCCGACCCGGCACCTCGTGAATGTGCTGAATCGCATGCGGTTCGGCGAGTCCAAACGCCAATCCGGCCGACGCCAACTTCCCTTCGGTTAACGTGACGCGGTCCGCAATCGGCGCTTCCACGTCGGCCGTTGACTCCTCCGCATGGTCGGCCCCTTCGGTGTCCATGTGATGGACCGCCAGCCATCCGGCGCCAAGCAGACTGAGCACGAACAGGGACGAAAGAACCTTGGAAACCGTCGCCATCATCGGGGATCGCGTCACGAGGTTCGGGGAAGCTGACATGGCACTGTCCAAGCGGGAAGGAAGGGAAGGCGGGTCGAGACGAAGCGAGGCGATATCGACCTGCAGTCGAAGCCGATAATCGCCCCAAAACATTGTCCGCTGTCGACCCGAAATGAGGCAATTCAGGAGAAGCGGCAAAGTTTTCAGGAATGTCGGGGTTTCCCTGACGGATGTAAGGGTCACGGCAGGTTGAAACGGCGTTTTTCGGTGTTTTCCGCAGAGCGTCTTCTCCCGAACCGTCCCTTGGATCGATGTACAATGAGGATCACTTGGACGAACTCACCACCGGAATCGCCTCATGAAAACGTCACGTCTGGAAACCGCTCGCCCGGTGAGGCCGCTCCTGATCTGTTTGACGATCTTGCTGGTCGTCTTTGTCGCGGAAATCATCGTGATGATGCTCTTACCGTCGGTTTTTGGCGAAAGCGCTCCGTGGAGCGAAGCGATTGCCGACGCTGGACTGTTGACGATCATTCTGACGCCGGTGCTGTGGTTTACCGCGATTGCCCCGTTGCGTGAAATCGCGACAATGCGAGCAAGGCTGTTGGAACAATTCGTTTCGCTGCAAGAAGAAGAACGTCGCCGGATCGCTTTCGATCTACACGACGAAATTGGACAATCGCTGACGTCGGTGATGATGGGTTTGCGAGCGATGGGAGATCGCCCTGACCCGGAAAACTACCACAAGCGGTTGGCCGATCTGCGCGAGATCGTCAATCAGGCGGTGCACGAAGTGCGACGGATTTCCAACGGACTGCGTCCTGCGGCGCTCGATCATTTGGGTTTGCCTCTGGCGCTAGAACGACTAGCGGAAGATGCGAGTCAGGTGCATGATTTGCAGGTGGAGCGTTTGATCGATGCGAAGGATATCGAATCGCTTTCTCCACCGCTGCAGATCGCCGTTTACCGCATCTTGCAAGAGGCGCTGACGAACGTGGTGCGTCATGCGGGGGCAGACAAGGTTCGCATCCTGGTCAAACGCCAGGGGGACGAACTGGTTTTGGAAGTCGAGGACAATGGCCACGGGATGCCGGCCGAAACGACCGAGTCGCCCGACGGGCATCTTGGCCTGGCCGGAATGATGCAGCGCACGGCGCTGCTGGAGGGTGATTTGACCCTCCAGTCGCAGCCGGGCAAAGGAACTTTACTGCGAGCGAGGTTACCAATACTGCGATGACGCCGCCAAAAAAGATCCGACTGGTAGTCGCCGACGATCACACCGTCTTTCGGGCCGGGCTGAAACTATTGCTCGAAGCGCACGACGACATGGAAGTGATCGGCGAGGTCGCCGACACGCACCATGTGCTTGACGAGGTCGTGCGTTTGCGACCGGACGTCCTGATCTTGGACCTCACGATGCCCGGCGGCAGCAGCGTTCCGCATATCGAAAAGATCCGTCGCGCGGCGCCAGAGACGCGAATCCTGGTCTTATCGATGCACGACGATCTGGGCCTGGTCCGCGCGGTCTTGGCGAGCGGCGCCAGCGGATACGTCGTCAAAGCGGCGGCCGATACCGAAGTGGCGGCCGCGATTCGGACCGTCGCCAGCGGCAAGATCTTCGTCGACTTGGATCTCGATCCGACCCAGGTCGGTTCGCTGCTGGTCGCGGAAAGAAAAGAGCCGGCGGGAAAAGTAACCGGGCCGCTAGAAGGATTGAGCGATCGCGAGAAGGCGGTCTTTACGCGCCTGGCCAAGGGGCACACCAACCAAGAGATCGCCGACGAATTGGAGCTTAGCGTCAAAACGATTGAGACCTACCGCGGGCGGATCGGCGTGAAGCTGGGGCTCCGCAGCCGGGCCGACTTCGTCCGCTTTGCGATCGAACTGGGACTGATTGGTCCCGAAAGCTACAGCTCCGACTCGGCCTGATCGCCAACCGCTTCCATTCCCGCTCGCTGATCAATGCGACTCTTTTCGCGCAGCAACCTATATTGATAGGGAAGAGCCAGGCTCTGCCGCGGGACCACTTATCCGGCATAATCGCCCGCATCCTCTTAATCGACCAGAGCATGACGCACTCGTCTTGCATCGCCGAAGGAGGATAAGAGCCGATCTCGCTCGTTTGTCGCGCCTGCTGTGATTCTGGAGCTTGGATTCCCCCTATGAACGACCGCATCGCCCCTGGCGCTCCTGGAATCGAACCGCGTTGGACTTCCAGCGCCAAAGATGGTCTCGGAACCGCCTATCACAGCGGCTCGCACGTCTGGTTTACGCTGAGCCACGGCATCGTTAACGAGATCTATTATCCGCACGTCGACTCTCCCAATACCCGCGACTTGCAGCTGTTGGTTACTGACGGCGAGAGCTTCTTTCATGAAGAAAAGCGGGATCTGACGCACAAGATCGAACGTCCCGAGCCGCACGCGCTCCTCTATCGCTTGACGAACACTTGCCCCAACGAGCGCTATCGCATCGTCAAAGAAGTCATCAGCGAGCCCCATACCAATGTGGTGCTGATGAACGTCAAGATCGAGATCCTCGATCCGGCGCTCGAGAACAAGCTGAAGATCTTCGTGCTGCTCGCACCCCATCTCGCCGATACCGGCGAACACAACACGGCGAAGCTGTTGGACCTTGCAGGCAAGCGACTCCTGCACGCCAAGCACGACATCGTTGACCTGGTGCTCGGCTGCGATACCGATTTCGTCCGTCGCTCGGTCGGTTACGTTGGCGTCAGCGACGGCTGGCGCGACTTGCGCGATAACTTTCAGATGGACTGGGAGTACGAATTAGCGGAAGACGGCAACGTCGCGATGATGGGTGAAGTCGATCTCTCTCGGGGATTGGAATTCAACATCGGCGTCGCCATGGGGCACAATTACAAAGGAGCGGCTACGCAACTGTTGCAGGCGTTCCTCTTTCCCTTCGAACTGCAGCGAAAGCGCTACATCGAGCAGTGGAAGCGGACGATCTACGAAAACCCGATGCAGCTCGAGGATCACGCGACGGCGTCTCTCGTCCGGCTGAGCCAATGCGTTTTGATGGCGCACGAAGATAAGATGTTCGCCGGCGCCACGGTCGCCTCGATGAGCATTCCGTGGGGAGAAACGAAAGACGACTCCGACTCTGGCGGCTATCACCTCGTTTGGGCCCGCGACATGGTGCAGACCACCACGGCGCTGTTGGCTTGCGGGGAAAAAGAATCGCCGCTGCGAGCTTTGACGTGGCTCTCGTGCGTGCAGCGCGACGACGGCGGAATGCCTCAAAACAGCCGCATTGACGGGACCGCCTATTGGAATGGGGTGCAGCTCGACGAAATTGCGGCGCCGGTCATCCTCGCGTGGCGATTGCAACAAGTGGGGGGACTGGCGAAGTTCGATCCTTCGATCATGGTCCGCCGCGCCGTTCGCTTCCTGATTCTGCATGGACCGGTGACGGCGCAGGAACGCTGGGAAGAGAACGAAGGGTATTCTCCTTCCACCTTGGCGGCGCTGATCGCGGCGATTATTTGCGCCGCCGACTTCGCTGATTTGCATAACGATCCGGAACTGGCGGAATTCTTACGCGACTATGGCGACTGGGCCGCGGCGTCCCTCGAAAAATGGACCGTCACCGATTGCGGCGAACTTGTTCCTGGCAAACCGCGACATTACGTTCGCATCACGCCGGCAAGCCCGCATCCCGGCTGCATTTCGCCCGACCCGAACCGCGAGTACGTCCAAATCGCCAACGGCGGCGGCGAACATTTGGCCCGCAACATCGTTGACGGCGGTTTTCTGCAATTGGTTCGGCTTGGCGTGCGGGCTGCGGACGATCCGATCATCGTCGACACGGTCGCCGTGATCGACGAAGTCTTGAAGTATGATCTGCCGCAAGGTCCT is a genomic window of Blastopirellula sediminis containing:
- a CDS encoding efflux RND transporter permease subunit; translated protein: MLTHLIEFSLKNRGLVVILTLLMAGAGIYSAIELPIDAVPDMTNVQVQVVTDAGSLSPVEVERYVTYPVENIMGGLPNVEEVRSVSKFGISVVTIVFQEGTDIYWARNLVAQRLVEATANIPEGYGTPALGPLTTALGEILQFEVRSDRHSPMALRTMLEWEIAPRLREVSGVTEINTHGGYYKTFEVQPDPDRMTSYGITLETLFERLRNNNATSGGGYVIHYGEQRFVRGISLLRDIDDIKAIVIRREANGAPILVGDVANVVIAPMTRQGAVTRDGRGEAVTGLVMMLIGENSREVVMATKERLKEIEKTLPEGVRLEVTYDRAALIGRTLKTVLTNLTEGGLLVVVVLLFMLGSLRAGILVAMAIPLSMLFATNVMATVGVTASLMSLGAIDFGLIVDSSVIMIENCIHRLSHDNGDKLHADVIRDAAIEVRKPTMFGELIISVVFIPILLLQGTEGKLFRPMAMTVLFALAGSLVLSLTFMPAMASLMLPKTMEDKEIFLIRWIKWIYDPIVTRAIRYSGATVAVALSVFLISIPVAMDLGAEFMPRLNEGDLLVEAVRLPSATLEGSIAMSTQIEKLLKEFPEVRTVFCKTGRPEIANDVMGVHQTDVWVLLKPPHDWPDHKTRDELIEEMSEKLNSNVPGVAFGFTQPIEMRVDELVAGVKADVAVLLYGDDLEILAKKGKEIESVLRGIPGAVDVKADYQANLATIAIKTQPEKLARYGVDAQSVLDVVASIGGVPVGEIFEGRAKYPIMVRIPLEWRERLNLLEQLPVAEAGGEPVPLKELAEITLEETPPGIEHEGGRRRTFVSANVRGRDVATFVQEAQRTIGEKVALPTGYEIQWGGDFQNLQSASQRLAIITPIVLLIILLLLHTSLGSVRLALLIFLAVPMAASGGIFALYLREMPFSISAGVGFIALFGVAVLNGLVWVSSAENLRKAGVPIDGISHTTALARLRPVLMTALVASLGFLPMALSTSDGAEMQRPLATVVIGGLITSTLLTSLVVPCIYPWFAKGLPIERDPEANPVA
- a CDS encoding efflux RND transporter periplasmic adaptor subunit, translating into MSASPNLVTRSPMMATVSKVLSSLFVLSLLGAGWLAVHHMDTEGADHAEESTADVEAPIADRVTLTEGKLASAGLAFGLAEPHAIQHIHEVPGRIGYDQSHHIEVRSPIDGVLAKVLVKTGEVVDVGQTIAKISSPEIGQARAELMRQDSQEKLVAARYDRAKDVAANVRQFASMLEDRIDAAELETAFENRTIGDYRQTLQPAYVKYRLASELLENVRPLTGTGALSGRTIRERDAEYQVAMAEYQAARDQAIFDSTQAEREAHAELDNARRQTEIAREQLNAMLGGAKYVSSAEDDLSTLDIRSPIAGTVESRKFAENERVYRADGLFVIANTDKLYVSADIREQDWPAVSIEPGAEILVSVPALPDTQMTARVHYVGREVHADTNAVPLVAVIANQNGVLRPGMFARVSLPVGKPKTVLAVRPEAIFQHDNRDFVFVAVSDSEFQPTPVVCGDLRSEDWVEVQSGLTAGQRVVEKGVFVLKSEWLLEGEGE
- a CDS encoding sensor histidine kinase; amino-acid sequence: MKTSRLETARPVRPLLICLTILLVVFVAEIIVMMLLPSVFGESAPWSEAIADAGLLTIILTPVLWFTAIAPLREIATMRARLLEQFVSLQEEERRRIAFDLHDEIGQSLTSVMMGLRAMGDRPDPENYHKRLADLREIVNQAVHEVRRISNGLRPAALDHLGLPLALERLAEDASQVHDLQVERLIDAKDIESLSPPLQIAVYRILQEALTNVVRHAGADKVRILVKRQGDELVLEVEDNGHGMPAETTESPDGHLGLAGMMQRTALLEGDLTLQSQPGKGTLLRARLPILR
- a CDS encoding response regulator, whose amino-acid sequence is MTPPKKIRLVVADDHTVFRAGLKLLLEAHDDMEVIGEVADTHHVLDEVVRLRPDVLILDLTMPGGSSVPHIEKIRRAAPETRILVLSMHDDLGLVRAVLASGASGYVVKAAADTEVAAAIRTVASGKIFVDLDLDPTQVGSLLVAERKEPAGKVTGPLEGLSDREKAVFTRLAKGHTNQEIADELELSVKTIETYRGRIGVKLGLRSRADFVRFAIELGLIGPESYSSDSA
- a CDS encoding glycoside hydrolase family 15 protein, whose protein sequence is MNDRIAPGAPGIEPRWTSSAKDGLGTAYHSGSHVWFTLSHGIVNEIYYPHVDSPNTRDLQLLVTDGESFFHEEKRDLTHKIERPEPHALLYRLTNTCPNERYRIVKEVISEPHTNVVLMNVKIEILDPALENKLKIFVLLAPHLADTGEHNTAKLLDLAGKRLLHAKHDIVDLVLGCDTDFVRRSVGYVGVSDGWRDLRDNFQMDWEYELAEDGNVAMMGEVDLSRGLEFNIGVAMGHNYKGAATQLLQAFLFPFELQRKRYIEQWKRTIYENPMQLEDHATASLVRLSQCVLMAHEDKMFAGATVASMSIPWGETKDDSDSGGYHLVWARDMVQTTTALLACGEKESPLRALTWLSCVQRDDGGMPQNSRIDGTAYWNGVQLDEIAAPVILAWRLQQVGGLAKFDPSIMVRRAVRFLILHGPVTAQERWEENEGYSPSTLAALIAAIICAADFADLHNDPELAEFLRDYGDWAAASLEKWTVTDCGELVPGKPRHYVRITPASPHPGCISPDPNREYVQIANGGGEHLARNIVDGGFLQLVRLGVRAADDPIIVDTVAVIDEVLKYDLPQGPCWRRYNHDGYGQHPDGSAFNGTGEGRCWPLLTGERGFYEMAAGRDPSPYIKAIEGFANDGGMLTEQVWDADDIPEKELFFGGPTGAAMPLCWAHAEYITLVRSRSDGVVFDRIESVYQRYAVEKTKNRVEIWTFAHQPAEMPAGKPLRIICDAPFVAHWSDDEWKTRDDVEARENALGLYVVDLPIGDQPPGATVIFTFHWIAEDRWEEQDYSVKIV